From the genome of Saccharomyces paradoxus strain CBS432 chromosome XII sequence:
TCCAATAACCTGAGGATCACCGAACCAATCCTACCAACTACTTCAAACCTACGCTGTCCCGACGATCACCCGCTGTGGCAGTTCTTCTCTAACAAGAAATTCATCAGGTCCGCCGACGACTTGCCGCCCTCCAGCCATATCAGACCTTGGACCATCCCAGAGTTGAGACACAAGTCCTTTAACGACTTACATTCCCTTTGGTACAACTGCCTTAGGGAGCAAAACGTGCTTGCTCGTGAAAAtcatcttttaaaaaacaTCATCGGGTCCACGCATGAGGAATTCAGTGACCTCTCCAAATCTATCAGAACCACCATGTGGCAAATCAGACATGTACTTAACGAGAGAGAGCTGGCCTATACCACTTCGCGCGAATTTCTAAAGGACGAATtggaaaggaaaaagtaTTTGGATACTTTGACCAACGATCACTTCTTGAATAAGGATATCCCGGACGACGAAGTCGCCTCCATGCTCACTCGGTTCCAGTTGGCTATCTTCGGAATATCAGAAACCATCCAGGACAATACAGTCGATGTTAGCTTCATCAACGGCATCAAGTTCTTGGCAAACTTAAAGCTACAGCGATTCAAGGACTCTAATGATCTCATATCGGAACTGTCACAAGAACCGATTACGGACGTGGGCGAGTCGTTCATCTTGTTTACTTCCGACTTCGAGCCTCATTCCGTCCAAGAGGCTTGCGTCGCCATCAAAGACCTGAGAAAATCCCCAGACAATAAGGTCCCTAAACTAGACGAACTTCCTACCGTCAGGAAATACTTAAAACAACTGGTTCGTGCAAGCTCCATGGAACAAGCAACTGCATGACCCTCATGGGCTTCCTCCCCCctgtaaatatatatatatatacacacACATACACGCacctatatatatagcTATATGTTGTCTGTAATCAGAAATTAGTCACGCTATGGAAAATCTCCTTGGCAATGCCGCCTACACTACTCTTATTCCCGTTCTGTCCATCCAGTGCGTACTTGTCCCTCACCAAGTCACGGGCGCTTAACTCCAATTCTAGCGTGCTCCATTGCGACGTAACAATTTCGACTTCCTCAAGGGGACAAACCTCCAGTAAGCGACCCAGAATGCTCATCTGTAAAATGATTATCTCCGTGGGAATTTCGTTATCCATCCAATTTGGATCTACAAATTTCCCCATTTGGTAAAATGTTAACCAATGCTCATCGCCTAGtgtcttcatcatctgTTGGCTTCTTTCTTGACAAAACTCAAACACTTGCTT
Proteins encoded in this window:
- the MRPL4 gene encoding mitochondrial 54S ribosomal protein uL29m (Mitochondrial ribosomal protein of the large subunit~similar to YLR439W); amino-acid sequence: MWKRSFHSQGGPLRARTKFTKPKPKQPALPKEKIRPPTQLTHHSNNLRITEPILPTTSNLRCPDDHPLWQFFSNKKFIRSADDLPPSSHIRPWTIPELRHKSFNDLHSLWYNCLREQNVLARENHLLKNIIGSTHEEFSDLSKSIRTTMWQIRHVLNERELAYTTSREFLKDELERKKYLDTLTNDHFLNKDIPDDEVASMLTRFQLAIFGISETIQDNTVDVSFINGIKFLANLKLQRFKDSNDLISELSQEPITDVGESFILFTSDFEPHSVQEACVAIKDLRKSPDNKVPKLDELPTVRKYLKQLVRASSMEQATA